A part of Halobacillus shinanisalinarum genomic DNA contains:
- a CDS encoding GNAT family N-acetyltransferase has translation MEDSIKLTTIRKRNNYLPYILLADETEDIIKEYINEGEMFSIEYNGRIVGVCLFIFPSLLSVELKNFAIDSDYQGKGLGKLVVKKAFKLYKDKGLHDMVVGTANSSIANLAFYQKAGFRIDDIYKDFFARYPEPIYEDGIQALDMIRFRKKLT, from the coding sequence GTGGAGGATTCAATTAAACTAACCACTATACGGAAAAGAAACAATTATTTACCATATATTCTTCTGGCAGACGAAACGGAAGACATCATTAAAGAATACATCAATGAAGGAGAGATGTTCTCTATTGAATATAATGGCAGAATCGTAGGGGTTTGCCTGTTTATATTTCCTTCTCTTCTTAGTGTTGAGTTGAAGAACTTTGCTATCGATTCGGATTATCAGGGAAAGGGCTTAGGAAAACTTGTAGTAAAAAAAGCTTTCAAGCTATATAAAGATAAAGGGCTTCATGACATGGTTGTCGGAACTGCAAACTCTAGTATAGCCAACTTAGCCTTTTATCAAAAAGCTGGCTTCCGTATCGATGATATATACAAAGACTTTTTCGCTCGCTATCCTGAACCTATTTACGAGGACGGAATTCAAGCACTGGATATGATTCGCTTTAGAAAAAAGCTCACATAA
- a CDS encoding PTS transporter subunit EIIC, whose protein sequence is MKSFLQKFGKSLLVPIVALPIAGLLLRITAEDMLDIPLFQASGVILAQMDALIAIGIAMGLAKTKDKGIPALTGFLAIIVLKEGLKVMDPELNMSVFGGVLAGLMAAYIYNKFKDTKLPSMFAFFSGEKFPITMIIFTMIPVAGIMSVVWPYAQAGIDTFSKTLMGLGALGIFIFGFLNRFLLPFGLHHVLNTYVYFGLGEYETASGEVVAGEITRFLSGDPTAGYFIGGFFITMMFGIPAIALAITKAAKKRKQETKSLMSSGAATSVVTGITEPIEFTFLFTSPLLYFLHSVYTGLAGAVLYILHIRHGFSWGAGAIDYFLNLNLSDGGLWIIPIGFVFFGLYYFTFYTLIVKKDIPVIGRGEDLEFDEVAADKEKELELTHSNHEYMAKKILESIGGKENVLSNDHCMTRLRLELKDVEVVDEDRIKQTGAHGVIKIDKQSIQIVIGSEATTVKKELDKFLD, encoded by the coding sequence ATGAAAAGCTTTCTTCAAAAATTTGGAAAGTCGTTACTGGTTCCTATTGTGGCCTTGCCTATTGCTGGGTTACTGCTTCGAATAACAGCTGAGGATATGCTTGATATTCCATTATTTCAGGCTTCGGGAGTTATTTTAGCCCAAATGGATGCGTTAATCGCCATCGGTATTGCCATGGGTCTTGCGAAAACAAAGGACAAAGGGATACCAGCACTGACAGGTTTCCTTGCTATTATCGTATTGAAAGAAGGACTCAAGGTTATGGATCCCGAGTTAAATATGAGTGTCTTCGGGGGAGTCCTGGCGGGTCTGATGGCTGCTTATATTTACAACAAATTTAAAGATACAAAACTGCCAAGTATGTTTGCCTTCTTCAGTGGAGAAAAATTTCCGATTACGATGATTATTTTCACTATGATTCCCGTAGCCGGAATCATGTCCGTCGTCTGGCCCTATGCTCAAGCAGGAATTGACACATTCAGTAAAACATTAATGGGTCTAGGAGCCCTGGGAATCTTTATATTTGGATTCCTGAATCGTTTCTTATTACCATTTGGTTTGCATCACGTGTTAAATACCTATGTTTACTTTGGTTTGGGTGAATATGAAACCGCTTCCGGAGAAGTTGTGGCAGGTGAGATTACCCGATTCTTAAGTGGTGATCCAACAGCCGGTTACTTCATAGGTGGATTCTTCATTACAATGATGTTTGGAATTCCCGCAATTGCATTAGCAATTACGAAGGCAGCGAAAAAGAGAAAACAAGAAACGAAATCACTTATGTCCTCGGGGGCCGCCACCTCAGTTGTAACGGGGATTACGGAACCAATTGAATTTACATTTCTATTCACTTCGCCATTATTATACTTTTTGCATTCGGTTTACACTGGATTAGCAGGAGCTGTCCTTTATATTCTCCATATTAGGCACGGATTTTCATGGGGAGCAGGGGCGATTGATTATTTCTTAAACCTCAATTTATCAGATGGAGGATTATGGATCATCCCAATAGGATTTGTCTTCTTTGGATTGTATTACTTCACCTTCTATACACTAATCGTGAAAAAAGATATTCCAGTGATCGGCAGGGGAGAAGATCTCGAATTTGATGAGGTAGCTGCCGACAAAGAAAAAGAATTAGAATTGACCCACTCGAACCATGAATATATGGCTAAGAAGATCCTTGAGTCTATTGGTGGGAAAGAAAATGTCCTCTCCAATGACCACTGCATGACACGACTTCGTTTAGAATTAAAAGATGTAGAGGTTGTTGATGAAGATCGCATCAAGCAAACCGGTGCTCATGGAGTAATTAAAATCGATAAACAAAGCATTCAAATTGTAATCGGCTCCGAAGCTACTACCGTCAAGAAAGAGCTCGATAAGTTTCTAGATTAA
- the chbG gene encoding chitin disaccharide deacetylase: MKKLIINADDFGYSRGVNYGIIDAYQYGVLTSTTFMSNMPGADHAASLARQNPELGVGVHLVLTYGRPLLGNHRTIVDAEGDFRKLNFYKGAFTIDYGEVYAEWKAQIEKFLSYGLQPTHLDSHHHINSFGEMPQVFMKLAKEYGLPVRNNLDQQEVQTTDYFSYLIETALKDDHSLDELFTEHNSVEVMTHPAYLDKQLLSTSSFTYPRVDELEFLTDSRIARLIEARSDIQLTTFKAL, encoded by the coding sequence ATGAAAAAGCTGATTATTAATGCGGATGATTTTGGTTATTCAAGAGGGGTGAACTATGGCATAATCGACGCTTATCAGTATGGTGTGTTAACCTCTACAACCTTTATGTCAAACATGCCAGGTGCAGATCACGCAGCTTCATTGGCCAGACAGAACCCCGAGCTTGGGGTCGGTGTACATCTCGTATTAACTTATGGAAGACCATTACTGGGAAATCATAGAACTATCGTTGATGCCGAGGGTGATTTTCGAAAATTGAACTTCTATAAGGGAGCTTTCACAATTGATTATGGCGAGGTGTATGCCGAGTGGAAGGCGCAAATCGAAAAGTTCCTATCCTATGGATTGCAGCCTACTCACCTAGATAGTCACCACCATATCAATTCCTTTGGTGAGATGCCTCAAGTATTCATGAAGCTTGCTAAAGAGTATGGGTTACCTGTACGTAATAATTTGGATCAACAAGAGGTACAAACAACAGATTATTTTTCCTATTTAATTGAGACTGCTTTAAAGGATGATCATTCTCTCGATGAGCTATTCACCGAACATAACTCAGTAGAAGTGATGACACATCCGGCTTATTTAGATAAGCAGCTGTTATCGACATCTTCCTTCACCTATCCACGGGTAGACGAGCTGGAGTTTTTGACAGATTCAAGGATCGCCCGATTGATTGAAGCACGGTCAGATATTCAATTAACGACGTTTAAAGCGCTTTAA
- a CDS encoding 6-phospho-alpha-glucosidase, with protein sequence MRKQRLVVVGSGSTYTMGMMMSLIAEKDRFPLKEVVFYDTDEQRQERNAKATEILFKERYSELESFSYTTDKKEAFENVDFVFVQIRTGGLAMREQDEQIALRHGVVGQETCGPGGMAYGLRSIKDMIELVNDVRRFSPNAWILNYTNPAAIVAEALNREFPKDDRLLNICDMPIAIMISYAKILGIDVWDIVPEYFGLNHFGWFTKIYDKEGNDLTERLKERIIDTGFSPEDEAIANDISWQKTFDQARQMLIDFPEFLPNTYLQYYLYPEAMVEKEDPNHTRARQVIEGRQKHVHDLCERIIDKGTAREEELHVDVHGVFMVKAAESLAYNLGERFIVLVENNGVIPNLPANAMVEVPALLTSSGPKPFSVGEIPTFYKGLIEGQLAYEQQVVDAYFETSYQKLVQALTLNRTVISATKAKEIVDDLIVANEKYWPRFKK encoded by the coding sequence ATGAGGAAACAGCGCTTAGTTGTTGTCGGTAGTGGAAGCACGTACACAATGGGTATGATGATGAGTTTGATAGCTGAGAAAGACCGTTTTCCCTTAAAGGAAGTCGTGTTCTATGATACTGATGAGCAACGCCAGGAGCGAAATGCTAAAGCAACAGAAATCCTATTTAAAGAACGTTACTCAGAATTAGAATCGTTCTCTTATACTACTGATAAAAAAGAAGCCTTTGAAAATGTAGATTTTGTTTTTGTCCAAATCCGTACTGGCGGTTTAGCAATGCGAGAGCAAGATGAACAGATTGCTTTAAGACATGGAGTCGTTGGCCAGGAGACGTGCGGCCCTGGAGGGATGGCTTATGGATTGCGCTCCATTAAGGATATGATCGAGCTTGTAAATGATGTTCGCCGCTTCTCGCCGAATGCTTGGATTCTTAATTATACAAATCCAGCAGCAATTGTTGCGGAGGCACTCAACAGGGAATTTCCGAAAGATGATCGTTTACTCAACATCTGCGATATGCCGATTGCCATCATGATTAGTTACGCAAAAATTCTCGGAATTGATGTATGGGATATTGTGCCGGAATACTTCGGACTGAATCATTTTGGGTGGTTTACAAAAATTTATGATAAAGAAGGGAATGATCTTACTGAACGCTTGAAAGAACGGATTATTGATACGGGTTTCTCTCCAGAAGATGAAGCAATTGCCAATGATATCTCCTGGCAAAAGACGTTCGATCAGGCTCGCCAAATGCTGATTGATTTTCCTGAATTTCTACCAAATACGTATTTACAATATTACCTTTATCCAGAAGCAATGGTAGAAAAGGAGGATCCTAATCACACACGGGCTAGACAAGTCATTGAAGGCCGTCAGAAGCATGTACACGATCTCTGTGAGCGTATCATCGACAAGGGGACAGCCAGAGAGGAAGAGTTACACGTTGATGTTCACGGTGTGTTTATGGTTAAGGCAGCTGAATCACTTGCATACAATCTAGGTGAGAGATTCATAGTATTGGTAGAAAACAATGGGGTCATCCCAAATCTACCAGCGAATGCAATGGTAGAAGTACCAGCCCTTTTAACTAGCAGCGGCCCAAAGCCTTTTTCCGTTGGAGAAATCCCTACTTTCTACAAAGGATTAATTGAGGGGCAGTTAGCCTATGAACAACAAGTTGTTGACGCCTATTTTGAAACAAGTTATCAGAAGCTCGTTCAAGCACTTACGCTAAATCGTACAGTAATCAGCGCAACGAAGGCTAAAGAAATTGTAGATGACTTGATCGTTGCTAATGAGAAGTATTGGCCAAGATTTAAGAAGTGA
- a CDS encoding GntR family transcriptional regulator, whose product MNANTPLYKQVAKKIKNDIITAKLNKDEAIPSENKLSTKYQVSRVTIRQSIKLLVEEDILYRVRGSGTYVKNQKIEHDIYRLQSFTEEMTHLNQTPTNQVLDFNMLDPEDQLKETLQLESGEKVFFIRRLRCVDNEPMILEETYMPVSLFPDLSVDVMTRSKYKYVENKGYVIKERQGEILPLSPNEELKRILQLEGDASILSMNLWAYFNDDTIFEYTRLYFRSEKYTFKFTSKRF is encoded by the coding sequence TTGAATGCAAATACACCTTTATATAAACAAGTCGCCAAAAAAATTAAGAACGATATCATTACAGCAAAGCTTAATAAGGATGAGGCCATCCCTTCAGAGAACAAGCTTTCTACAAAATATCAAGTCAGCCGAGTAACAATTAGGCAATCCATAAAGTTGTTAGTTGAAGAAGACATTCTCTATCGGGTTCGTGGCAGTGGCACATATGTAAAGAATCAAAAAATTGAACATGATATTTACCGTTTACAAAGTTTTACAGAGGAAATGACACACTTAAACCAGACACCTACAAACCAAGTCCTTGATTTTAATATGCTGGATCCTGAAGATCAGTTGAAAGAAACACTGCAGCTTGAAAGTGGGGAGAAGGTCTTCTTTATTCGAAGATTACGATGCGTGGACAACGAACCTATGATTCTAGAGGAAACGTATATGCCTGTTTCCTTGTTCCCTGATCTATCCGTGGATGTCATGACTCGCTCAAAATACAAATATGTAGAAAATAAAGGCTATGTCATTAAAGAGCGGCAAGGGGAGATTCTACCGTTATCCCCTAATGAGGAGTTGAAGAGGATCCTTCAGTTAGAAGGGGATGCATCCATTCTATCCATGAATTTATGGGCTTATTTTAATGATGATACGATCTTTGAGTACACACGACTGTATTTCAGAAGTGAGAAATATACGTTTAAATTCACATCTAAACGTTTCTAA
- a CDS encoding aspartyl-phosphate phosphatase Spo0E family protein codes for MTQVIEPVRYDLSTAISVKKKKMVELGMKYGLADKRTIKCSQQLDELLNRYTSVKHQSYEII; via the coding sequence ATGACACAAGTGATAGAACCGGTTCGGTATGATTTATCAACAGCTATTTCAGTTAAAAAGAAGAAGATGGTTGAACTAGGTATGAAGTATGGATTGGCTGATAAGAGAACAATAAAATGCAGTCAACAACTTGATGAGCTTTTAAATAGATATACAAGTGTAAAACATCAATCATATGAAATTATTTAA
- a CDS encoding thioesterase family protein, which produces MTNTLVVLKDHVRKEWIDYNGHMNDADYVRAFSWAVDGFMGEMGLNETFREKAQYTMFTLENHICYLAEMKFNEPLEVHAHVLDYDEKRVHLFLELYGAEGKRAATSEQMMMGIEQQSGRPGPFPEEISSKLKQLADEYAVETKPKEAGRVIGIRKKK; this is translated from the coding sequence ATGACGAATACGTTAGTAGTTTTGAAAGATCATGTACGTAAAGAATGGATTGACTACAATGGCCATATGAATGATGCTGATTATGTTCGAGCTTTCAGCTGGGCGGTTGATGGATTCATGGGTGAAATGGGCTTGAATGAAACGTTTCGTGAAAAGGCGCAATATACCATGTTCACACTTGAAAACCATATCTGTTACTTGGCCGAAATGAAATTCAATGAACCACTAGAAGTCCACGCACATGTACTTGACTATGATGAAAAACGTGTCCATCTCTTTCTTGAGTTGTATGGTGCTGAAGGTAAACGGGCAGCTACCAGTGAACAGATGATGATGGGAATTGAACAACAATCCGGACGTCCTGGCCCGTTCCCAGAAGAAATTTCTTCGAAGTTAAAACAGTTGGCGGATGAGTATGCTGTTGAAACAAAGCCGAAGGAAGCTGGCCGCGTAATAGGGATCCGTAAGAAAAAATAA
- a CDS encoding 3-hydroxyacyl-CoA dehydrogenase NAD-binding domain-containing protein, producing MAQQNTLIKHITVVGTGVIGTGWITRFLANGYTVTATDPAPEAESNMHEAVRNAWPAMERYGLSEGASIANLSFEKDLKKAVAEADFIQENVPERDALKRQVIAEIDEHAKMDAIIASSTSGIVPSVLQQDCTLHPERVMVAHPFNPVYLVPLVEVVGGEKTDQIFIEKSRVFYESLNMKPLIVQKEVEGHVADRLMEAIWREALHIVNDGVATTEEVDASIVYGPGLRWALMGPFLTLHMGGGKQGMRHLLHQFGPALKLPWTKLEAPELTDELAEKVITGCEAQTEGCDMAELEKRRDQFLIELQELLEKYWPAANLNGRL from the coding sequence ATGGCACAACAAAATACATTGATTAAGCACATTACTGTAGTAGGAACAGGGGTAATAGGCACTGGTTGGATCACTCGTTTTTTGGCGAACGGTTATACAGTGACGGCAACAGACCCTGCGCCAGAAGCGGAATCCAATATGCACGAAGCAGTACGGAATGCCTGGCCTGCCATGGAAAGGTACGGGCTGAGCGAAGGCGCATCAATAGCTAACCTTTCTTTTGAAAAGGATTTAAAGAAAGCTGTGGCTGAAGCAGATTTTATCCAGGAGAATGTACCGGAGCGAGACGCGCTGAAACGTCAAGTAATTGCAGAAATTGATGAGCACGCCAAAATGGATGCAATCATTGCCTCAAGCACTTCGGGGATCGTTCCGAGTGTTCTGCAACAGGATTGCACATTACACCCGGAGCGTGTGATGGTCGCTCATCCATTTAATCCGGTTTATCTAGTTCCACTAGTCGAGGTTGTCGGTGGTGAGAAAACAGATCAGATATTCATAGAAAAATCAAGGGTATTCTATGAGAGTCTCAACATGAAGCCGCTTATCGTTCAAAAAGAAGTTGAAGGTCACGTGGCAGATAGGTTGATGGAGGCGATATGGAGAGAAGCGTTGCACATCGTGAATGATGGCGTCGCGACGACAGAGGAAGTCGATGCCTCCATCGTTTACGGTCCAGGATTACGCTGGGCACTTATGGGGCCATTTCTAACCTTGCATATGGGCGGAGGAAAACAAGGGATGAGGCACTTACTTCATCAATTCGGACCAGCCCTGAAGCTTCCATGGACGAAACTGGAAGCTCCAGAGTTAACTGATGAACTGGCTGAAAAGGTGATCACCGGTTGTGAAGCGCAAACGGAAGGCTGCGATATGGCAGAATTGGAAAAACGCCGTGACCAATTTTTAATCGAATTGCAGGAATTGTTGGAAAAATACTGGCCGGCCGCCAATTTGAACGGCAGATTGTAA
- a CDS encoding BKACE family enzyme, which yields MQKKIILSCAVTGAGDTVSKNPYVPVTPKEIADASIKAAKAGATIAHIHARDPETGQLSHDVNLFREVVERVREADTDVILNITAGGGGDWIPSDEDPTRGGPGTDMQTPEERHEPVGQLLPEICTLDCGSVNFGNQVYISPTDWLRKQASLIQQSGVRAELECFDTGHIRFANQLVDEGLIDGDPLFQFCLGIPWGAAADAETIAYMKSRIPENARWAAFGIGRMQMPIVAQSALQGGNIRVGLEDNIYLKKGVLASNEQLVDRAVGIVQNLGSDIMTPAEARETLDLRNPHGKDK from the coding sequence ATGCAGAAAAAAATTATATTATCTTGTGCCGTGACAGGGGCTGGAGACACGGTTTCTAAAAATCCATATGTGCCTGTGACACCAAAAGAAATCGCAGATGCTTCCATTAAAGCTGCAAAAGCAGGAGCAACCATTGCACACATTCATGCTCGTGATCCGGAGACTGGGCAATTGAGTCACGATGTGAACCTATTCCGAGAGGTCGTAGAACGGGTTCGGGAAGCTGACACGGACGTTATATTGAATATCACTGCTGGTGGAGGCGGCGATTGGATACCAAGTGATGAAGATCCGACACGTGGTGGTCCAGGGACAGATATGCAAACACCTGAAGAACGCCATGAACCGGTCGGTCAACTACTTCCGGAAATCTGCACGTTGGATTGCGGAAGTGTTAACTTTGGTAATCAGGTATATATTAGTCCAACAGATTGGTTGAGAAAGCAGGCAAGCCTGATCCAGCAAAGTGGTGTACGGGCAGAACTTGAATGCTTTGATACCGGTCATATCCGCTTCGCCAACCAACTGGTAGACGAAGGGCTGATTGATGGCGATCCACTTTTCCAATTTTGCCTCGGTATTCCATGGGGAGCGGCAGCTGATGCTGAAACGATCGCTTATATGAAGAGCCGCATTCCAGAGAATGCACGCTGGGCAGCCTTTGGTATCGGGAGAATGCAAATGCCGATCGTAGCCCAATCAGCTTTACAAGGTGGAAATATTCGGGTAGGCCTAGAGGATAATATTTACTTGAAAAAAGGTGTTCTGGCCTCTAATGAACAATTGGTCGACAGGGCTGTAGGTATCGTACAGAATCTCGGTTCTGACATTATGACTCCAGCAGAAGCGCGAGAAACACTGGATCTGCGAAATCCGCATGGAAAGGATAAATAA
- a CDS encoding GbsR/MarR family transcriptional regulator has protein sequence MEEKPFDKTREVEEQFVEKIADNMHTFGISTTVGRVLGTIYMNREPMTLDELSESLGMSKTRMSQVVREMLDLNIAEKAFKKGVRKDMYNVERDYYQTFISLFTSNWRKAISKSKMFEQKLQRELAEIEKTENLDEETEQKIDELLKETRIWLDYYDWINRLIEFFESGEVFKHVPVREDKETNN, from the coding sequence GTGGAAGAAAAACCGTTCGACAAAACGAGAGAAGTTGAAGAACAGTTTGTAGAAAAGATCGCCGACAATATGCATACGTTTGGGATATCGACAACCGTAGGGCGCGTTCTCGGGACTATTTATATGAATAGGGAACCGATGACTCTTGACGAATTATCCGAGAGTCTCGGTATGAGCAAAACCCGGATGAGCCAGGTTGTCCGTGAAATGTTAGATCTTAATATTGCGGAAAAGGCATTTAAAAAAGGTGTGCGCAAAGACATGTATAATGTTGAGCGCGATTATTATCAAACCTTTATATCTCTATTTACATCTAACTGGCGCAAAGCTATAAGTAAAAGCAAAATGTTCGAGCAAAAACTTCAGCGAGAGCTAGCGGAGATAGAGAAAACTGAAAACCTAGATGAAGAAACTGAACAAAAAATTGATGAATTGCTAAAGGAAACGAGGATTTGGCTGGACTACTACGATTGGATTAACCGGCTGATCGAGTTTTTTGAAAGCGGAGAGGTTTTTAAACACGTACCTGTTCGTGAAGACAAAGAAACAAATAATTAG
- a CDS encoding betaine/proline/choline family ABC transporter ATP-binding protein (Members of the family are the ATP-binding subunit of ABC transporters for substrates such as betaine, L-proline or other amino acids, choline, carnitine, etc. The substrate specificity is best determined from the substrate-binding subunit, rather than this subunit, as it interacts with the permease subunit and not with substrate directly.) gives MLKFDHVTKVYEGENKAVDNMNLEVEKGEFVVFIGPSGCGKTTTMKMINRLIEPSQGSILIEGENILEKDLVQLRREIGYVIQQIGLFPHMTIQENISLVPKLLKWPEDKRRSRAEELLQLVDMEQGYLDRFPHELSGGQQQRIGVLRALAADPPLILMDEPFGALDPITRDSLQEEFKKLQQSLGKTIVFVTHDMDEALKLADRIVIMRDGQLVQVGTPDEILRNPVDNFVEEFIGKERLVQARPTIQTVEQIMSPDPATVTEDKTLSEAIQIMKQRRVDSLLVVDGQGILKGYIDIEIIDQNRKRATQVGDVLNTELYTVTEGTLLRDTIHKILRRGMKYVPVIDEEQHLRGLVTRASLADVVYDSIWGEEDQLATTDL, from the coding sequence TTGCTGAAATTCGATCACGTAACAAAAGTGTACGAGGGAGAAAATAAAGCGGTTGATAATATGAACTTGGAGGTTGAGAAAGGGGAATTCGTTGTTTTTATCGGGCCAAGTGGTTGCGGAAAAACAACAACAATGAAAATGATTAACCGTCTGATAGAGCCTTCACAAGGGAGTATTCTTATTGAAGGGGAAAATATTTTGGAAAAAGATTTGGTGCAGCTCAGGCGTGAAATTGGCTACGTCATTCAACAAATTGGATTGTTTCCACATATGACGATACAAGAGAACATTTCACTAGTTCCAAAGCTGTTGAAATGGCCTGAGGATAAACGCCGCAGCCGTGCAGAAGAATTACTACAGCTTGTGGACATGGAGCAGGGCTATCTGGATCGCTTCCCGCATGAACTAAGTGGGGGTCAACAACAGCGTATTGGCGTATTACGTGCGCTTGCAGCAGATCCTCCTCTCATCTTAATGGACGAACCGTTCGGTGCTCTTGATCCGATCACACGAGATTCATTACAGGAAGAATTTAAGAAACTGCAGCAATCACTAGGGAAAACGATCGTATTTGTCACACACGATATGGATGAAGCCCTTAAGCTGGCAGACCGAATTGTGATTATGCGTGACGGACAATTGGTACAAGTCGGAACTCCTGATGAAATTCTGCGAAATCCAGTCGACAACTTTGTAGAAGAGTTTATTGGCAAAGAACGGTTGGTACAAGCAAGACCGACCATACAAACCGTTGAACAGATTATGAGTCCCGACCCCGCAACAGTGACCGAAGACAAAACACTATCTGAAGCGATTCAAATCATGAAGCAGCGCAGAGTGGATTCATTGCTTGTTGTTGACGGTCAGGGAATTTTAAAAGGTTATATTGATATTGAAATTATTGATCAAAATCGTAAAAGAGCAACTCAAGTAGGGGATGTACTGAATACGGAATTGTACACGGTAACAGAAGGAACATTGCTGCGGGATACGATCCACAAAATATTAAGAAGAGGCATGAAATATGTCCCAGTTATTGATGAGGAACAACACCTTCGTGGTCTCGTGACCAGAGCCAGCCTTGCTGATGTTGTATATGACTCCATTTGGGGCGAAGAGGATCAACTCGCCACGACGGATCTATAG
- a CDS encoding ABC transporter permease → MDQMLEFLANNGNELLMKTWEHFYISLIAVLLGVIVAIPLGVALTRVPKLAGFIIGTVGVVQTFPSLAILAFFIPILGVGKVPAIAALFFYSMLPMLRNTYIGVKDVNKSLLEAGRGMGMSGLQRIRDVELPLAVPVIMAGVRVSTVYLIGWATLASFIGAGGLGDYIFNGLNLYRPDLIIAGAIPVTLMAMLTDLLLGRLERGATPKGIRDSQEAF, encoded by the coding sequence ATGGATCAAATGTTAGAGTTTTTAGCGAACAATGGAAATGAATTGTTAATGAAAACATGGGAACACTTTTACATTTCGCTGATCGCCGTTCTACTTGGCGTTATCGTTGCGATTCCTCTGGGAGTGGCGCTTACACGCGTTCCTAAACTTGCAGGATTTATAATCGGAACGGTCGGGGTCGTTCAAACATTTCCAAGCCTTGCGATCCTTGCCTTCTTTATCCCTATTCTCGGGGTTGGGAAGGTTCCTGCCATTGCCGCATTATTTTTCTATTCAATGTTACCAATGTTAAGAAACACCTATATAGGGGTGAAAGACGTTAACAAAAGCTTGTTGGAAGCAGGACGTGGAATGGGTATGAGCGGCCTGCAGCGTATCCGTGATGTTGAATTACCGCTTGCCGTTCCGGTTATTATGGCAGGTGTTCGAGTATCAACGGTTTACCTGATTGGTTGGGCAACCCTTGCTTCGTTTATCGGTGCCGGCGGATTGGGTGATTACATTTTTAACGGATTAAACCTGTACCGTCCAGACCTTATCATCGCAGGGGCTATCCCTGTTACCTTAATGGCGATGTTAACGGACTTACTTCTTGGACGTCTTGAGAGAGGAGCGACACCGAAAGGCATCAGAGATTCACAGGAAGCCTTTTAG